The stretch of DNA CTTTGTCGGACTGGTTACACCTACAGTCGTCGCCCGTCAGAACGGGAGCGCGTCTCGTGTCCGTCACCGAAACGAATCTCTCGAGGCGGCGAGGCCCCGTCGAGCGTCACCCGCCGACGTAGAGGGTGAGCCAGTAGAGGTAGCCGCCGGTGAGCACGATCGCGATGATCGCTTCGATGAACGCGACGTACGTCTCGCCGTGGGTGTCCCGGAAGTCCTGGATCAGCTGCACGCGACTCCACAGCGGCATCATCCACTCGGGAAGGATCTCCTCGAGTCCCCCGACGTTCTCGGTGTCGACCATCTCTTCCGGGGGTTCGTCGGTCGAGCCCGTGCTCATTGCCCGACACCTCGCAAGAACGGGAGTTCCATTCCGCGGACCATCACCTTTTCCGTGATGAAGACGCCGGCGAACAGGACGATACCGGCGAGTTTGAGGTACCGTCCAGGGTAGACCATGACGACCGCGCCGAGGACGGTCAGTCCGACGCGGAGCGCGACGCGACGGCCGACCCGCATTCTGAACGGGTAGTTCAGCCCGTAAATCATCGCGATGGCTCCGAGGAGTACCAGCGAACCGGCGATCACGGTCGTCGATCCGAACGACATGGAGATCATGCCCGGGTTGTAGACGAACGCGACCGGGAGGACGAAAAGCGGTGCGGCGATCTTGATCGCAGCGCCACAGACCCGCCAGAAGTTCGCCTCCGCGATGCCGGCCGTGACGACCGCCGCCGTCGCCACCGGCGGGGTGATACCCGCCAGAATGGCGGCGTAGAACACGGTGTAGTGGGCCGTTATCTCGGGAATGTTGAAATCCGAGATGAGCGTCGGGGCGATGAGGATCGCGACGATGACGTACGCCGCGACCGTCGGCATCCCGACTCCCATCAAGATGCTGACGAGCATCGCGAGGAGGACGGCCAACAGCAGGACGCCGCCCGAGAGATCGATCAACAGCAGGGCGATCTTGTTCGGGACGCCGGTCACGCTGAAGATGTCGACGACGCCGTTGACCGCCGCCAGAATGATCGCGATCGGCGCGAGAATGAGCGCACCGCGCCGGAACCCGTGGACGGTGTTCCAGATCTGCGTGACGAACTCCGACCCCGCCCCGGTGTCCGACTCGTCCACGAAGCGCTGGACCGTCGGGAAGCAGACGCCGGTGACGATCATCGAGACGATCGTCCACAGCGCGGCCGTCATCACCGTGTACTGGGCGATCCCCAGGAGGTAGATCAGGACGAGGAACGGAATGCCGAACCGAATCGCTTCGGAGGTCTTCTGTCTGTTCGTCAGCTCCTCGTCGAAGAACTCGGAGAAGTCCATCTCCTGACTGCTCGAGTCGCTGATCGCGGTGTAGTGGACGGCGATACCGATCGAGGCGACGAGGATTGCCGCCGGAATGATCCCGGCGATGACGATGTTGAGATAGGAGACGCCCAGGTACGACGCCATGACGAACGCCGACGCGCCCATGACGGGCGGCAGGACCTGTCCGGACGTCGACGCGACCGCTTCGATGGCGGCTGCTCGATGGGGTGCCATCCCGCTGTCTTTCATCGTGGGAATCGTAAACGAGCCCGTCATCGCGGCGTTCGCGGTGTAGGACCCGTTGATCGAACCGATGACGGTCGACGAGAGCACCGCCGTTTGGGCCACGCCGGATCTGATGTAGTTCGCCGATTCGATCGCGACGCGCAGGATCAAATCGAACGCCCCGTAGGCGAACAGCAGGCCGGCGTACAGCAGGAACGGTGCGATCCACGCCGCGGTCAGCTGGGTGAGGCTCCCGTAAAACCCGTACAGGTCGGTGACCAGCGACTGCAGGAGCGTGAGCTCGGTCATCCCTCCGTGGTTCAGTATCCCCGGCGCCATGTTGCCGTAGACGCCGTAGAGGATGACGCCGCCGACGAGGCCGAGGAACAGGTTCCCGAACTCCCGCCACGTGAGGTAGAGGATCGAGAGGATGATAAGCCGCGCCAGCATGTACTCGTGTTCGAGCGCGTACCCCTGTTGGCTGACGTAGACGCGGTCGAAGTTCAGGGCGAAATAGACCGACGCCGTGATGAGGACGATCGACGCCGGCAACAGGACGGCCCCGTCGAGACGGTCGCCGTCCTCGAACGCCTGCCGCGTCTGATCGATCGCGTAAACGGTGAGAATCGCACCGATGAAGATCACGCCGTATTTCACCCGGGCCCATCCCTGCGTGCGCGCCCAATAGAGGACGATCGCCCAGAAGAGGAGCGAACTGAGCGTGACGCTGATATCGAGGACGCGGGGGACTCGTGATACGAGTGGACGGTCGGAACGTGGTTCTGAATTCATTGTCTGGTGTAAGTTCGTGTGCTACCTTGGAATGGTCCCCTCTCTTCGGACGGCGGATTATTCGGGCGCGGGAAGACTGTCGTCCCAGACGTCGTTGTCCTGGTAGTAGTCGACCGCACCAGGGTGGAAGGGGAACTCGTCGCCCTCGAGGGCCTGGTTGAGCATATCTTCCGTCGACTCGTAATCGTTGAACTGGTCTTCGGCCTCGTTGACGGCGTCGTTGTGTTCGTCGACGACGCGGCAGAGTTCGTACACCGCATCGTCGGTGGCGTCCTCGTGGAAGACGTAGTTGACTTCCAGGTTCCAGGTGAACACCTCGTCGGTACCGATGTCCTGCTCGAGACTCCAGTCCTCGTAGGGGGTCCGCGAGGTCCCGGCTCCGCCGTAGGACTCGGCGGATTCGATCAGTGCGTCGGTCGGTTCGACGTAGTGGACGTCGACGCGAGCGTCGTACTCGGTCACGAAACCGGTGTAACTGACGCCGGGGGTGCCGTACGCGATCGCTGCGTCGATTCGCCCCTCTTCCATCGCCCCCGGCGCGTCGCTGACGCCCATGTCCATGATGTTCATCTCGTCGTAGACGTCCGCCGTCGGGTCCTGACTCCAGACGTCGAGCGTCGTCGCGCGCGTCGAGTACCCCGGTTCGGCGGGATAGACGTTGGCACCGGCGAGGTCGTCGAACGTTTCGATGTCCGTGTCGTCTCGAGCGACGACGTAGATACTGTACGGGAACGCGGAAAATCCCTGGTACGGAAGCGAATCGACGCC from Natrinema salaciae encodes:
- a CDS encoding TRAP transporter permease: MNSEPRSDRPLVSRVPRVLDISVTLSSLLFWAIVLYWARTQGWARVKYGVIFIGAILTVYAIDQTRQAFEDGDRLDGAVLLPASIVLITASVYFALNFDRVYVSQQGYALEHEYMLARLIILSILYLTWREFGNLFLGLVGGVILYGVYGNMAPGILNHGGMTELTLLQSLVTDLYGFYGSLTQLTAAWIAPFLLYAGLLFAYGAFDLILRVAIESANYIRSGVAQTAVLSSTVIGSINGSYTANAAMTGSFTIPTMKDSGMAPHRAAAIEAVASTSGQVLPPVMGASAFVMASYLGVSYLNIVIAGIIPAAILVASIGIAVHYTAISDSSSQEMDFSEFFDEELTNRQKTSEAIRFGIPFLVLIYLLGIAQYTVMTAALWTIVSMIVTGVCFPTVQRFVDESDTGAGSEFVTQIWNTVHGFRRGALILAPIAIILAAVNGVVDIFSVTGVPNKIALLLIDLSGGVLLLAVLLAMLVSILMGVGMPTVAAYVIVAILIAPTLISDFNIPEITAHYTVFYAAILAGITPPVATAAVVTAGIAEANFWRVCGAAIKIAAPLFVLPVAFVYNPGMISMSFGSTTVIAGSLVLLGAIAMIYGLNYPFRMRVGRRVALRVGLTVLGAVVMVYPGRYLKLAGIVLFAGVFITEKVMVRGMELPFLRGVGQ
- a CDS encoding TAXI family TRAP transporter solute-binding subunit, with product MPENDVNRRQFVRGAAAASAIGLAGCMGGGGDDGMQLRVGTSAGGTQDVGLAVERAASQNSDELSYSTVESPGYIGTLYRLDQDQFNAGIVDNNSMSKAADGRGDFEEKGVDSLPYQGFSAFPYSIYVVARDDTDIETFDDLAGANVYPAEPGYSTRATTLDVWSQDPTADVYDEMNIMDMGVSDAPGAMEEGRIDAAIAYGTPGVSYTGFVTEYDARVDVHYVEPTDALIESAESYGGAGTSRTPYEDWSLEQDIGTDEVFTWNLEVNYVFHEDATDDAVYELCRVVDEHNDAVNEAEDQFNDYESTEDMLNQALEGDEFPFHPGAVDYYQDNDVWDDSLPAPE